The Oncorhynchus kisutch isolate 150728-3 linkage group LG20, Okis_V2, whole genome shotgun sequence genome has a segment encoding these proteins:
- the LOC109865851 gene encoding protein LTV1 homolog isoform X2, whose translation MPNKRKKAFIDKKKAVTFHLVHRSQRDPLAADEKAPQHVLLPAQKVEVEKRQEEQREFGVFFDDDYNYLQHLRETARPVEWASSGKSQRGKRTHDLQDGDDDDDEEEEEKATPTVSFNLPSSVFASEFEEEVGMLNKAAPISGPRLDMDPDIVAALDEDFDFDDPDNMLDDDFILKANDVKGAVGVVDGDEEWEDTDEEESDSEGDFNSEGGVSGDEDGEGRPREFMFMDEETKTRFTEYSMTSSVMRRNEQLTLLDDRFEKFFEQFDEDEIGALDNAELEGHIEPDSARLEEVIKDYFKQKELDYRRPDALGPKELPVVREEEEDEEEQEMETIVLTAPAEKWDCETIISTYSNLYNHPKIIKDPPKAKPIRVSTRTGIPLDVLPGRGLTAKQAERMERINDSDLPRVATQPRPREESKEERKARKQAIREERKERRTEKKANKEAFKQEKVYQEKQMLNLRSNVQGLKLS comes from the exons ATG CCTAATAAAAGGAAGAAGGCATTCATTGACAAGAAGAAAGCGGTGACCTTCCACCTGGTCCACAGAAGTCAGAGGGACCCCCTCGCTGCTGACGAGAAAGCACCGCAGCATGTCCTCCTACCCGCACAAAAG gtggaggtggagaagcGGCAAGAGGAGCAGAGGGAGTTTGGGGTGTTTTTCGACGACGACTACAACTACCTGCAGCACCTGAGAGAAACGGCTCGGCCCGTAGAGTGGGCTTCATCCGGCAAATCACAGAGAGGCAAACGTACCCATGACCTCCAGGATGGGGATGATGACgacgacgaggaggaggaggaaaaggctACTCCT ACCGTCTCCTTCAACTTGCCCTCCTCTGTGTTTGCGTCAGAGTTTGAGGAGGAGGTGGGAATGTTGAACAAAGCTGCCCCCATCTCAG GACCCAGGCTGGACATGGACCCAGACATCGTAGCTGCTCTCGACGAGGACTTTGACTTTGACGACCCAGACAACATGCTGGATGACGACTTCATTTTGAAGGCCAACGATGTCAAAGGAGCTGTTGGCGTGGT TGATGGTGATGAAGAGTGGGAGGATACAGACGAAGAGGAGAGCGACTCTGAGGGAGACTTTAACTCCGAGGGCGGTGTCTCTGGTGATGAGGACGGCGAGGGGCGCCCCCGGGAGTTCATGTTCATGGACGAGGAGACGAAAACTCGCTTCACAGAATACTCCATGACCTCGTCAGTCATGAGGAGGAACGAACAGCTCACACTGCTGGACGACCGCTTTGAGAAG TTTTTCGAGCAGTTTGATGAGGATGAGATTGGGGCCCTGGACAACGCTGAGCTGGAAGGGCATATCGAGCCAGACAGTGCTCGCCTGGAGGAGGTCATCAAAGACTACTTCAAACAGAAGGAgttaga CTACCGGAGGCCTGATGCCCTGGGTCCTAAAGAGCTGCCagtggtgagggaggaggaggaggatgaagaggaacaGGAGATGGAGACCATTGTCCTGACGGCACCGGCAGAGAAGTGGGACTGTGAAACCATTATCA GTACCTATTCAAATTTGTATAACCATCCAAAAAtcatcaaagatccaccaaag GCAAAGCCCATCCGAGTGTCTACCAGGACAGGCATTCCTCTGGACGTCCTTCCCGGGAGGGGCCTGACAGCCAAGCAGGCGGAGCGCATGGAGCGTATCAACGACTCAGATCTGCCCCGAGTTGCCACACAGCCCCGACCTCGAGAGGAGAGCAAGGAGGAGCGGAAAGCCAGGAAACAGGCTATCAGAGAAGAGCGCAAG GAGCGAAGAACAGAAAAGAAGGCCAACAAAGAGGCGTTCAAACAGGAAAAGGTCTATCAAGAGAAACAAATGTTGAACCTGCGTTCCAACGTCCAGGGTCTAAAGCTGTCTTAG
- the LOC109865851 gene encoding protein LTV1 homolog isoform X1 has translation MPNKRKKAFIDKKKAVTFHLVHRSQRDPLAADEKAPQHVLLPAQKVEVEKRQEEQREFGVFFDDDYNYLQHLRETARPVEWASSGKSQRGKRTHDLQDGDDDDDEEEEEKATPQTVSFNLPSSVFASEFEEEVGMLNKAAPISGPRLDMDPDIVAALDEDFDFDDPDNMLDDDFILKANDVKGAVGVVDGDEEWEDTDEEESDSEGDFNSEGGVSGDEDGEGRPREFMFMDEETKTRFTEYSMTSSVMRRNEQLTLLDDRFEKFFEQFDEDEIGALDNAELEGHIEPDSARLEEVIKDYFKQKELDYRRPDALGPKELPVVREEEEDEEEQEMETIVLTAPAEKWDCETIISTYSNLYNHPKIIKDPPKAKPIRVSTRTGIPLDVLPGRGLTAKQAERMERINDSDLPRVATQPRPREESKEERKARKQAIREERKERRTEKKANKEAFKQEKVYQEKQMLNLRSNVQGLKLS, from the exons ATG CCTAATAAAAGGAAGAAGGCATTCATTGACAAGAAGAAAGCGGTGACCTTCCACCTGGTCCACAGAAGTCAGAGGGACCCCCTCGCTGCTGACGAGAAAGCACCGCAGCATGTCCTCCTACCCGCACAAAAG gtggaggtggagaagcGGCAAGAGGAGCAGAGGGAGTTTGGGGTGTTTTTCGACGACGACTACAACTACCTGCAGCACCTGAGAGAAACGGCTCGGCCCGTAGAGTGGGCTTCATCCGGCAAATCACAGAGAGGCAAACGTACCCATGACCTCCAGGATGGGGATGATGACgacgacgaggaggaggaggaaaaggctACTCCT CAGACCGTCTCCTTCAACTTGCCCTCCTCTGTGTTTGCGTCAGAGTTTGAGGAGGAGGTGGGAATGTTGAACAAAGCTGCCCCCATCTCAG GACCCAGGCTGGACATGGACCCAGACATCGTAGCTGCTCTCGACGAGGACTTTGACTTTGACGACCCAGACAACATGCTGGATGACGACTTCATTTTGAAGGCCAACGATGTCAAAGGAGCTGTTGGCGTGGT TGATGGTGATGAAGAGTGGGAGGATACAGACGAAGAGGAGAGCGACTCTGAGGGAGACTTTAACTCCGAGGGCGGTGTCTCTGGTGATGAGGACGGCGAGGGGCGCCCCCGGGAGTTCATGTTCATGGACGAGGAGACGAAAACTCGCTTCACAGAATACTCCATGACCTCGTCAGTCATGAGGAGGAACGAACAGCTCACACTGCTGGACGACCGCTTTGAGAAG TTTTTCGAGCAGTTTGATGAGGATGAGATTGGGGCCCTGGACAACGCTGAGCTGGAAGGGCATATCGAGCCAGACAGTGCTCGCCTGGAGGAGGTCATCAAAGACTACTTCAAACAGAAGGAgttaga CTACCGGAGGCCTGATGCCCTGGGTCCTAAAGAGCTGCCagtggtgagggaggaggaggaggatgaagaggaacaGGAGATGGAGACCATTGTCCTGACGGCACCGGCAGAGAAGTGGGACTGTGAAACCATTATCA GTACCTATTCAAATTTGTATAACCATCCAAAAAtcatcaaagatccaccaaag GCAAAGCCCATCCGAGTGTCTACCAGGACAGGCATTCCTCTGGACGTCCTTCCCGGGAGGGGCCTGACAGCCAAGCAGGCGGAGCGCATGGAGCGTATCAACGACTCAGATCTGCCCCGAGTTGCCACACAGCCCCGACCTCGAGAGGAGAGCAAGGAGGAGCGGAAAGCCAGGAAACAGGCTATCAGAGAAGAGCGCAAG GAGCGAAGAACAGAAAAGAAGGCCAACAAAGAGGCGTTCAAACAGGAAAAGGTCTATCAAGAGAAACAAATGTTGAACCTGCGTTCCAACGTCCAGGGTCTAAAGCTGTCTTAG
- the LOC109865855 gene encoding interferon gamma receptor 1 isoform X1: MMLAFCGLLIFLMVLVTAVSTLVPPPENVTVSCNNLQTTVDWNHSELLRRPLFKLKITGDHSSWENSTKQHHYDLSPLMWNAKELDRYFVKITAIDEMEESASQKSSIFTFNRYLTADIHCKLDFPAVNVSMKDMKVTVSFDNPYHLYTELKESRMGEDDKRFLSQVTYENTNHTFECQIEDKVCCHHFTVLGNKEKYCVSLEGNSMGHRVMFNRKGPICVNEEKTISLESFLPLIIIGVVAFVVFVTIRLCKRSMRKRNLSNFPKTLASILSNPHDKNIMDLQFEIIAHISGIEPITTTSQSLLETSEEEEEPVESPTTSVGFSANPFSSGQVGEGLSDSRSQLRTELQVTQPRSVLQCGDDSEESDDMDSTASGYDRRHIPLLEVEVEMSAGDVVVGYGPT; this comes from the exons ATGATGTTGGCTTTTTGTGGTTTATTGATATTCCTAATGGTTTTGGTCACGGCGGTTTCCACACTGG TTCCGCCTCCAGAAAATGTGACAGTGAGCTGTAACAACTTACAGACAACTGTTGATTGGAACCACAGTGAACTGCTTCGTCGACCTCTCTTCAAATTGAAAATAACTGGTGATCACAG TTCGTGGGAGAATTCCACTAAACAGCATCATTATGACCTCTCCCCCTTGATGTGGAATGCTAAAGAACTGGATCGCTACTTTGTGAAGATAACGGCCATTGATGAAATGGAGGAATCAGCATCTCAGAAGTCTTCGATATTCACATTTAATAGATACCTTACAGCTGACATCCACT GCAAGTTGGATTTCCCTGCTGTAAATGTGTCAATGAAGGATATGAAGGTCACAGTGAGCTTCGACAACCCTTACCACCTGTACACAGAACTGAAAGAGTCTCGCATGGGTGAAGATGACAAACGCTTCCTATCCCAAGTAACCTATGAAAAT ACTAATCACACGTTTGAGTGCCAGATAGAAGACAAAGTCTGCTGTCATCACTTCACAGTCCTGGGGAACAAGGAGAAGTACTGTGTTAGTCTGGAGGGGAATTCAATGGGCCACCGAGTTATGTTCAACAGAAAAGGGCCCATCTGTGTCAATGAAGAGA AAACAATTTCACTGGAATCATTTttgccattgatcatcattgGCGTTGTGGCCTTTGTAGTCTTTGTGACAATAAGGCTCTGCAAGAGAAGCATGCGGAAAAGAAACTTGTCCAATTTTCCAAAGACTTTG GCTTCAATCTTATCAAACCCACACGACAAGAATATAATGGACCTGCAATTTGAGATCATAGCGCACATCAGTGGCATAGAACCAATTACCACCACATCCCAGAGCCTGTTGGAAActtcagaagaggaggaggaaccgGTTGAGAGTCCGACCACTAGCGTTGGATTTTCGGCTAACCCCTTTAGTTCTGGACAGGTGGGAGAGGGCTTATCGGACAGCAGGAGCCAATTACGGACTGAGCTTCAGGTGACACAGCCACGCTCTGTGCTGCAGTGTGGAGATGACTCAGAGGAATCAGACGACATGGATTCCACAGCTTCTGGCTATGACAGACGACACATTCCTCTactagaggtggaggtggagatgagtgCAGGAGATGTAGTGGTGGGCTATGGCCCCACCTGA
- the LOC109865855 gene encoding interferon gamma receptor 1 isoform X2: MWNAKELDRYFVKITAIDEMEESASQKSSIFTFNRYLTADIHCKLDFPAVNVSMKDMKVTVSFDNPYHLYTELKESRMGEDDKRFLSQVTYENTNHTFECQIEDKVCCHHFTVLGNKEKYCVSLEGNSMGHRVMFNRKGPICVNEEKTISLESFLPLIIIGVVAFVVFVTIRLCKRSMRKRNLSNFPKTLASILSNPHDKNIMDLQFEIIAHISGIEPITTTSQSLLETSEEEEEPVESPTTSVGFSANPFSSGQVGEGLSDSRSQLRTELQVTQPRSVLQCGDDSEESDDMDSTASGYDRRHIPLLEVEVEMSAGDVVVGYGPT; encoded by the exons ATGTGGAATGCTAAAGAACTGGATCGCTACTTTGTGAAGATAACGGCCATTGATGAAATGGAGGAATCAGCATCTCAGAAGTCTTCGATATTCACATTTAATAGATACCTTACAGCTGACATCCACT GCAAGTTGGATTTCCCTGCTGTAAATGTGTCAATGAAGGATATGAAGGTCACAGTGAGCTTCGACAACCCTTACCACCTGTACACAGAACTGAAAGAGTCTCGCATGGGTGAAGATGACAAACGCTTCCTATCCCAAGTAACCTATGAAAAT ACTAATCACACGTTTGAGTGCCAGATAGAAGACAAAGTCTGCTGTCATCACTTCACAGTCCTGGGGAACAAGGAGAAGTACTGTGTTAGTCTGGAGGGGAATTCAATGGGCCACCGAGTTATGTTCAACAGAAAAGGGCCCATCTGTGTCAATGAAGAGA AAACAATTTCACTGGAATCATTTttgccattgatcatcattgGCGTTGTGGCCTTTGTAGTCTTTGTGACAATAAGGCTCTGCAAGAGAAGCATGCGGAAAAGAAACTTGTCCAATTTTCCAAAGACTTTG GCTTCAATCTTATCAAACCCACACGACAAGAATATAATGGACCTGCAATTTGAGATCATAGCGCACATCAGTGGCATAGAACCAATTACCACCACATCCCAGAGCCTGTTGGAAActtcagaagaggaggaggaaccgGTTGAGAGTCCGACCACTAGCGTTGGATTTTCGGCTAACCCCTTTAGTTCTGGACAGGTGGGAGAGGGCTTATCGGACAGCAGGAGCCAATTACGGACTGAGCTTCAGGTGACACAGCCACGCTCTGTGCTGCAGTGTGGAGATGACTCAGAGGAATCAGACGACATGGATTCCACAGCTTCTGGCTATGACAGACGACACATTCCTCTactagaggtggaggtggagatgagtgCAGGAGATGTAGTGGTGGGCTATGGCCCCACCTGA